Proteins encoded within one genomic window of Amorphoplanes friuliensis DSM 7358:
- a CDS encoding SMP-30/gluconolactonase/LRE family protein, whose translation MRWTATAASAETFSLGEGPVWDAPRERLLWVDIDAGAVHQGTLDGDRVIVTHTLPLDRTVGAVVCSADGELLVAGAQTVFTTTPGGPAGEPVAGRTATDPAGIRIIPAAARRRLNDGACDPAGRFLIGTLALADTPRETLVRLEHSGEVTVLDDDLNLSNGLAWSPDGTLFYSIDSRPGIVWVRSYDVTTGAVGPRREWLRISDGLPDGMCVDAEGHVWIAIWGAGEVRRFTPDAQPAGVVEVPAPHTTSVAFVGPGLDRMLVTTATAELGAERLAAYPMSGCLFLAQVGVTGLPVTPWAGPISGES comes from the coding sequence ATGAGGTGGACGGCGACGGCCGCCTCGGCCGAGACGTTCAGCCTGGGTGAGGGCCCGGTCTGGGACGCGCCGCGAGAGCGCCTGCTCTGGGTCGACATCGACGCGGGCGCGGTCCACCAGGGCACCCTCGACGGCGACCGCGTCATCGTCACCCACACCCTGCCGCTGGACCGGACGGTCGGTGCCGTGGTCTGTTCCGCCGACGGTGAGCTGCTCGTCGCGGGCGCGCAGACGGTTTTCACGACCACGCCGGGCGGGCCGGCCGGTGAGCCGGTCGCGGGCCGTACGGCGACCGATCCCGCGGGCATCCGGATCATCCCGGCCGCGGCGCGCCGCCGGCTCAACGACGGCGCCTGCGACCCCGCCGGGCGCTTCCTGATCGGCACCCTCGCGCTCGCCGACACCCCTCGAGAGACTCTGGTACGCCTGGAGCACAGCGGCGAAGTCACGGTTCTCGACGACGACCTGAATCTGTCGAACGGGCTGGCGTGGAGCCCCGACGGGACGCTGTTCTACAGCATCGACAGCCGCCCGGGCATCGTCTGGGTCCGCTCGTACGACGTCACGACCGGTGCCGTCGGACCGCGCCGCGAGTGGCTGCGGATCAGTGACGGCCTGCCCGACGGGATGTGCGTCGACGCCGAGGGCCACGTGTGGATCGCGATCTGGGGCGCGGGCGAGGTGCGCCGGTTCACCCCCGACGCGCAGCCCGCCGGGGTGGTCGAGGTGCCTGCACCCCACACCACCAGCGTCGCCTTCGTGGGGCCCGGCCTGGACCGGATGCTCGTCACCACCGCCACGGCGGAGCTGGGGGCGGAGCGTCTGGCCGCGTACCCGATGTCGGGTTGTCTGTTTCTCGCCCAGGTCGGCGTGACCGGTCTGCCGGTGACCCCGTGGGCCGGACCTATCTCTGGAGAGTCATGA
- the sufB gene encoding Fe-S cluster assembly protein SufB: MTEQIVQPVVTQEEHLAALGKYEYGWADIDTAGATAQRGLSEAVVRNISALKSEPQWMLDLRLKGLRLFDRKPMPNWGADLTGIDFQNIKYFVRSTEKQAASWDDLPADIKNTYDKLGIPEAEKQRLVSGVAAQYESEVVYHKIREDLEEQGVLFLDTDTALREHEELFKEYFGTVIPVGDNKFAALNTSVWSGGSFIYVPKGVHVDIPLQAYFRINTENMGQFERTLIIVDEGAYIHYVEGCTAPIYSSDSLHSAVVEIIVKKNARCRYTTIQNWSNNVYNLVTKRATCEEGATMEWVDGNIGSKVTMKYPAVYMTGAHAKGEVLSVAMAGEGQHQDAGAKMVHAAPHTSSSIISKSIARGGGRTSYRGLVQVMEGSHHSASTVKCDALLVDTISRSDTYPYVDIREDDVSMGHEATVSKISDDQLFYLMSRGLTEDEAMAMIVRGFIEPIAKELPMEYALELNRLIELQMEGAVG; the protein is encoded by the coding sequence ATGACCGAGCAGATCGTTCAGCCCGTCGTCACCCAGGAAGAGCACCTCGCCGCACTGGGCAAGTACGAATACGGCTGGGCCGACATCGACACCGCCGGGGCGACCGCCCAGCGCGGCCTGTCCGAAGCGGTGGTGCGCAACATCTCCGCGCTCAAGAGCGAACCGCAGTGGATGCTCGACCTGCGGCTCAAGGGTCTGCGCCTGTTCGACCGCAAGCCCATGCCGAACTGGGGCGCCGACCTCACGGGCATCGACTTCCAGAACATCAAGTACTTCGTACGCTCGACCGAGAAGCAGGCGGCGTCCTGGGACGACCTGCCCGCGGACATCAAGAACACGTACGACAAGCTCGGCATCCCCGAGGCGGAGAAGCAGCGCCTCGTCTCCGGTGTCGCGGCCCAGTACGAGTCCGAGGTCGTCTACCACAAGATCCGTGAGGACCTCGAGGAGCAGGGTGTCCTGTTCCTCGACACCGACACGGCTCTGCGGGAGCACGAGGAGCTCTTCAAGGAGTACTTCGGCACGGTCATCCCGGTCGGCGACAACAAGTTCGCCGCGCTGAACACCTCGGTGTGGTCGGGTGGCTCGTTCATCTACGTGCCGAAGGGTGTGCACGTCGACATCCCGCTGCAGGCCTACTTCCGGATCAACACCGAGAACATGGGCCAGTTCGAGCGGACGCTGATCATCGTCGACGAGGGTGCCTACATCCACTACGTCGAGGGCTGCACCGCGCCGATCTACTCGTCGGACTCGCTGCACAGCGCGGTCGTCGAGATCATCGTCAAGAAGAACGCCCGCTGCCGTTACACGACCATCCAGAACTGGTCGAACAACGTCTACAACCTGGTCACCAAGCGCGCCACCTGCGAAGAGGGCGCGACCATGGAGTGGGTCGACGGCAACATCGGCTCCAAGGTGACCATGAAGTACCCGGCGGTCTACATGACCGGCGCGCACGCCAAGGGCGAGGTCCTGAGCGTCGCGATGGCCGGCGAGGGCCAGCACCAGGACGCCGGCGCCAAGATGGTGCACGCCGCGCCGCACACCTCGTCGTCGATCATCAGCAAGTCGATCGCCCGGGGCGGTGGCCGCACGTCGTACCGCGGTCTCGTGCAGGTCATGGAGGGTTCGCACCACAGCGCCAGCACGGTCAAGTGCGACGCGCTCCTGGTCGACACCATCTCCCGCTCGGACACCTACCCGTACGTCGACATCCGTGAGGACGACGTGTCGATGGGTCACGAGGCGACGGTCTCCAAGATCAGCGACGACCAGCTGTTCTACCTGATGAGCCGCGGCCTGACCGAGGACGAGGCCATGGCGATGATCGTGCGCGGCTTCATCGAGCCCATCGCCAAGGAGCTCCCCATGGAGTACGCCCTCGAGCTCAACCGCCTCATCGAGCTCCAGATGGAGGGGGCAGTCGGCTGA
- a CDS encoding metal-sulfur cluster assembly factor, with translation MTDKTVEEIASDAADTAGPDDATAPVVAETDAAPVSADAGTAPAGESGVVVSKATIDEVEEAMKDVVDPELGINVVDLGLVYGAHVDDDNVVTLDMTLTSAACPLTDVIEDQTRQALTTGPGGGLVKDFRINWVWLPPWGPDKITDDGRDQLRSLGFNV, from the coding sequence ATGACCGACAAGACTGTTGAAGAGATCGCTTCGGATGCGGCCGACACCGCGGGTCCGGATGACGCGACCGCCCCGGTTGTCGCCGAGACGGACGCTGCGCCAGTTTCCGCGGACGCCGGCACCGCGCCGGCCGGCGAGAGTGGCGTTGTCGTTTCGAAGGCGACGATCGATGAGGTCGAGGAGGCGATGAAGGATGTTGTCGACCCCGAGCTCGGCATCAACGTCGTCGACCTGGGCCTGGTCTACGGCGCCCACGTCGACGACGACAACGTCGTGACGCTGGACATGACGCTGACGTCGGCGGCCTGCCCGCTGACCGACGTGATCGAGGACCAGACGCGTCAGGCCCTCACCACGGGCCCGGGCGGAGGCCTGGTCAAGGACTTCCGGATCAACTGGGTCTGGCTGCCGCCGTGGGGCCCGGACAAGATCACCGACGACGGCCGCGACCAGCTCCGGTCGCTCGGCTTCAACGTCTGA
- the sufU gene encoding Fe-S cluster assembly sulfur transfer protein SufU translates to MMIDQLYQEIILDHYKHPHGKGLRAPFGGEAHHVNPTCGDEVTFRVAVDGSSFSDISYDGIGCSISQASASVLYELLQGVSVDEATQVHEAFVALMQSRGTIEPDEEVLGDGVAFAGVARYPARVKCALLPWMAFKDASARAGVGVSPEVKA, encoded by the coding sequence CTGATGATCGACCAGCTCTACCAGGAGATCATCCTGGACCATTACAAGCATCCCCACGGCAAGGGCCTGCGGGCGCCTTTCGGCGGGGAAGCCCACCACGTCAACCCCACCTGCGGTGACGAGGTGACCTTCCGGGTCGCCGTCGACGGTTCCTCCTTCTCGGACATCTCGTACGACGGGATCGGCTGCTCGATCAGTCAGGCGTCGGCGTCCGTGCTGTACGAGCTGCTCCAGGGTGTTTCGGTCGACGAGGCCACCCAGGTGCACGAGGCTTTTGTGGCGCTGATGCAGAGCCGCGGCACGATCGAGCCCGACGAGGAAGTCCTCGGCGACGGGGTGGCGTTCGCCGGTGTGGCGCGTTACCCGGCCCGGGTCAAATGTGCGTTGCTGCCGTGGATGGCGTTCAAGGACGCCTCGGCGCGCGCCGGTGTGGGCGTGAGCCCCGAGGTGAAGGCATGA
- the sufC gene encoding Fe-S cluster assembly ATPase SufC, translated as MSTLEIRDLQVSVKLPEGDLKPILAGVDLTVKSGETHAIMGPNGSGKSTLAYSIAGHPKYEITGGSVTLDGDDVLAMTVDERARAGLFLAMQYPVEVPGVSVANFLRTAKTAIDGQAPKLRTWAGELRGAMEKLQMDPAFAQRNVNEGFSGGEKKRHEIMQLELLKPKMAILDETDSGLDIDALRIVSEGVNRVRESGEAGLLLITHYTRILRYIKPDYVHVFVAGKIVQEGGPELAEQLEAEGYERYVAGARA; from the coding sequence GTGAGCACCCTCGAGATCCGCGACCTGCAGGTGTCGGTCAAGTTGCCCGAGGGCGACCTGAAGCCGATCCTCGCCGGTGTCGACCTGACCGTGAAGTCGGGCGAGACGCACGCCATCATGGGCCCGAACGGCTCCGGCAAGTCGACCCTGGCCTACTCCATCGCCGGTCACCCCAAGTACGAGATCACCGGTGGCAGCGTCACCCTCGACGGCGACGACGTCCTCGCGATGACCGTCGACGAGCGGGCCCGCGCCGGCCTCTTCCTGGCCATGCAGTACCCCGTCGAGGTCCCCGGTGTGTCGGTGGCCAACTTCCTGCGTACCGCGAAGACCGCGATCGACGGCCAGGCGCCGAAGCTGCGGACCTGGGCCGGCGAGCTGCGCGGCGCCATGGAGAAGCTCCAGATGGACCCGGCGTTCGCCCAGCGCAACGTCAACGAGGGCTTCTCCGGCGGTGAGAAGAAGCGGCACGAGATCATGCAGCTCGAGCTGCTCAAGCCGAAGATGGCGATCCTCGACGAGACCGACTCGGGTCTCGACATCGACGCGCTGCGCATCGTCAGCGAGGGTGTCAACCGGGTCCGGGAGTCCGGCGAGGCCGGTCTGCTGCTGATCACCCACTACACGCGCATCCTGCGCTACATCAAGCCGGACTACGTGCACGTCTTCGTCGCCGGCAAGATCGTCCAGGAGGGCGGCCCCGAGCTCGCCGAGCAGCTCGAAGCCGAGGGTTACGAGCGTTACGTGGCCGGCGCGCGCGCCTGA
- a CDS encoding fumarylacetoacetate hydrolase family protein, which translates to MKLMRIGDAGAERPVVRVDESTYVDVADLGDQFFTAPDDFRSTVDARITAGQVASFAGERIGAPIPRPHQILCIGLNYRDHAAETGQAVPDEPILFTKSPNTLVGPHDDVRQPRGSTKLDWEVELGIVIGRRASYLDDHNAAREAIAGWVVTNDISERAFQTERGGQWSKGKSAETFNPAGPWLVTPDEIPDVNALGMWLDVNGVRRQTGSTSTMVFDPYEIVRYLSQFLVLEPGDLINTGTPPGVGMGFKPPIWLQPGDVMELGIDGLGSQRQTVVAAR; encoded by the coding sequence ATGAAGCTGATGCGGATCGGGGACGCGGGTGCCGAGCGGCCCGTCGTCCGGGTCGACGAGAGCACCTATGTCGACGTCGCAGACCTCGGCGATCAGTTCTTCACGGCGCCGGACGACTTCCGCTCGACGGTCGACGCGCGGATCACCGCCGGGCAGGTCGCGAGTTTTGCGGGTGAGCGGATCGGCGCGCCGATCCCCCGGCCGCACCAGATCCTCTGCATCGGGCTCAACTACCGGGACCACGCCGCGGAGACCGGCCAGGCCGTTCCGGACGAGCCGATCCTGTTCACCAAGTCGCCGAACACCCTGGTCGGACCGCACGACGACGTCCGGCAGCCGCGCGGTTCGACCAAGCTCGACTGGGAGGTCGAGCTGGGCATCGTGATCGGGCGGCGGGCCAGCTATCTCGACGACCACAACGCCGCCCGGGAGGCGATCGCGGGCTGGGTCGTGACCAACGACATCAGCGAGCGGGCGTTCCAGACCGAACGCGGCGGACAGTGGTCCAAGGGCAAGTCGGCCGAGACTTTCAACCCCGCCGGGCCGTGGCTCGTCACACCGGACGAGATCCCGGACGTGAACGCGCTGGGGATGTGGCTCGACGTCAACGGCGTACGCCGCCAGACCGGCAGCACCTCGACCATGGTCTTCGACCCGTACGAGATCGTGCGCTACCTGAGCCAGTTCCTGGTGCTCGAGCCCGGCGACCTGATCAACACGGGTACGCCGCCCGGTGTCGGCATGGGCTTCAAGCCGCCGATCTGGCTGCAGCCCGGAGACGTCATGGAGCTCGGCATCGACGGGCTGGGCAGCCAGCGCCAGACCGTGGTGGCCGCCCGCTGA
- the sufD gene encoding Fe-S cluster assembly protein SufD — protein sequence MTTEAMAPPSTKSQVLRSFDVADFPALKGLEEEWRFTPIKRLGELVTATALTGTAPGYAPGDLPAGVSLTQVDAGKVESVLTPFDRISALAYGSAASVTLIDIAAETVAAEPVVIKVVGQGSAAAAARTYVKVGNFAKVTVVLEQVGQATLADNIEVVLGDSAQLTFVTLAEWDDTTVQAQHIKFKVGRDARVDHVQVTLGGSVVRQFASVEYAGRGGQAELWGLYFADAGQHIEHRQLVDHSVPDCRSYVGYRGALQGQSAHTVWVGDVHIRASATGTETYEINRNLLLTDGARADSVPNLEIETGEVVSAGHASATGRFDDEQLFYLMARGIPEGEARKLVVRGFFAELINKIPVEELRERLGDAIEARLAKAGS from the coding sequence ATGACTACCGAGGCCATGGCACCGCCGAGCACCAAGTCGCAGGTGCTGCGTTCCTTCGACGTCGCCGACTTCCCGGCCCTCAAGGGCCTGGAGGAGGAGTGGCGCTTCACCCCGATCAAGCGGCTCGGTGAGCTCGTCACCGCGACCGCTCTCACCGGCACGGCGCCGGGCTACGCGCCCGGCGACCTGCCGGCCGGGGTGTCGCTCACGCAGGTCGACGCGGGCAAGGTCGAGTCGGTGCTGACGCCGTTCGACCGGATCAGCGCGCTCGCGTACGGCTCGGCGGCCTCGGTGACCCTCATCGACATCGCCGCCGAGACGGTCGCGGCGGAGCCGGTGGTCATCAAGGTCGTGGGTCAGGGCAGCGCCGCGGCGGCTGCCCGCACCTACGTCAAGGTGGGCAACTTCGCCAAGGTGACGGTGGTCCTGGAGCAGGTCGGCCAGGCCACCCTCGCCGACAACATCGAGGTCGTCCTGGGTGACAGCGCCCAGCTGACGTTCGTCACGCTCGCCGAGTGGGACGACACCACGGTGCAGGCGCAGCACATCAAGTTCAAGGTCGGCCGGGACGCCCGCGTCGACCACGTCCAGGTCACCCTGGGCGGCAGCGTGGTCCGCCAGTTCGCCAGCGTCGAGTACGCCGGCCGCGGCGGTCAGGCCGAGCTCTGGGGTCTCTACTTCGCCGACGCCGGTCAGCACATCGAGCACCGCCAGCTGGTCGACCACAGCGTGCCGGACTGCCGCAGCTACGTCGGGTACCGCGGCGCGCTGCAGGGCCAGTCGGCGCACACCGTCTGGGTCGGCGACGTGCACATCCGGGCCTCGGCGACCGGCACCGAGACGTACGAGATCAACCGCAACCTGCTGCTCACCGATGGCGCCCGCGCCGACTCGGTGCCGAACCTCGAGATCGAGACCGGCGAGGTGGTCAGCGCCGGGCACGCCAGCGCGACCGGCCGGTTCGACGACGAGCAGCTCTTCTACCTGATGGCCCGCGGCATCCCCGAGGGTGAGGCCCGCAAGCTGGTCGTCCGCGGCTTCTTCGCCGAGCTGATCAACAAGATCCCGGTCGAGGAGCTGCGCGAGCGCCTGGGCGACGCCATCGAGGCGAGGCTGGCGAAGGCGGGCTCATGA
- a CDS encoding zinc-dependent alcohol dehydrogenase, with the protein MRAFVITGPGKAEVQDVKPPEARAGEVVVDVARAGVCGTDMEIYSGAMSYLHTGQAQYPMRIGHEWSGTVASVGPGVDEAWLGRRVTGDTMLGCGHCARCTSGRQHVCADRYEIGVRNGWPGALAEQLPVPVKALQVLPDSVDPAAGAMVEPAGNALRAVRGVALPPGGRLLILGPGAIGLLTAQVAAAQGAEVHLLGRSATSLEFAASIGFPRGWTTETLPDLTWDGVIDASNGAALPALAVDLVEPGRRVVFVGLSSSPSLIDSRNLALKDVTAVGVLSASGGFAGTVELFASGEVDPRPLIAATVGLDDVAAVLAGDRSWGAAPKIHVDPRS; encoded by the coding sequence ATGCGCGCCTTCGTGATCACCGGACCCGGGAAAGCCGAGGTCCAGGACGTGAAGCCACCCGAGGCCCGCGCCGGCGAGGTGGTCGTCGACGTCGCCCGGGCCGGGGTGTGCGGCACCGACATGGAGATCTACAGCGGCGCGATGTCCTACCTGCACACCGGTCAGGCGCAGTACCCGATGCGGATCGGGCACGAGTGGTCCGGCACGGTCGCGTCCGTCGGGCCGGGCGTCGACGAGGCGTGGCTCGGGCGCCGCGTCACCGGCGACACGATGCTCGGCTGCGGCCACTGCGCCCGCTGCACCAGCGGACGCCAGCACGTCTGCGCCGACCGGTACGAGATCGGTGTCCGCAACGGCTGGCCGGGTGCCCTCGCGGAGCAGTTGCCCGTACCCGTCAAGGCTCTTCAGGTTTTGCCCGACAGCGTGGATCCGGCTGCGGGAGCGATGGTCGAGCCCGCCGGCAACGCGCTGCGGGCCGTCCGCGGAGTTGCGCTCCCGCCGGGCGGACGCCTCCTGATCCTCGGCCCCGGCGCGATCGGCCTGCTCACCGCCCAGGTCGCCGCCGCCCAGGGTGCCGAGGTGCACCTGCTCGGGCGCAGCGCGACCTCGCTGGAGTTCGCCGCGTCGATCGGCTTCCCGCGCGGCTGGACCACCGAAACCCTGCCCGACCTGACCTGGGACGGCGTCATCGATGCCTCCAACGGCGCCGCGCTGCCCGCCTTGGCGGTGGACCTGGTCGAACCCGGCCGCCGTGTCGTCTTCGTCGGGCTCTCGTCGTCACCGAGCCTGATCGACTCGCGGAACCTGGCGTTGAAGGACGTCACCGCGGTCGGCGTGCTCAGCGCGTCGGGCGGCTTCGCCGGAACGGTCGAGCTGTTCGCGTCGGGCGAGGTCGACCCCCGGCCGCTGATCGCCGCGACCGTGGGTCTGGACGACGTCGCCGCCGTCCTGGCGGGCGATCGCTCCTGGGGAGCCGCCCCGAAGATCCACGTTGATCCGAGGAGTTGA
- a CDS encoding SDR family NAD(P)-dependent oxidoreductase, giving the protein MSEFDGLTAIVTGGASGIGAATVALLRERGARVAGLDLTEHDSDLSVICDVGDSASVDAAVATVADSFGRLDILINNAGIGAVGDVTANSDDEWLNVLNVNVVGIARLSRAAMPLLLASPNAAIVNTCSITGWLGLPQRAVYSASKGAVAALTLAMAADHVREGVRVNAVMPGTADTPWVARLLDAADDPVAAGAALRARQPTGRLVTPQEIAHAIAYLASPLASATTGTLLAVDGGLAGVRLPT; this is encoded by the coding sequence ATGAGCGAGTTCGACGGACTCACCGCGATCGTCACCGGCGGCGCCAGCGGCATCGGCGCCGCGACGGTCGCCCTGCTGCGCGAACGCGGCGCCCGGGTGGCCGGCCTCGACCTCACCGAACACGACTCCGACCTGTCGGTCATCTGCGACGTCGGCGACTCCGCCTCGGTCGACGCGGCCGTGGCCACCGTCGCCGACAGCTTCGGCCGCCTCGACATCCTCATCAACAACGCCGGCATCGGCGCGGTCGGCGACGTCACCGCCAACAGCGACGACGAGTGGCTGAACGTCCTCAACGTCAACGTCGTCGGCATCGCCCGCCTGTCCCGCGCCGCGATGCCGCTGCTCCTCGCCTCCCCGAACGCCGCGATCGTCAACACCTGCTCGATCACCGGGTGGCTCGGCCTGCCCCAACGCGCGGTCTACTCCGCGAGCAAGGGCGCGGTCGCTGCGCTGACTCTGGCGATGGCCGCGGACCACGTGCGCGAAGGGGTACGGGTGAACGCCGTCATGCCCGGGACGGCCGACACTCCGTGGGTGGCCCGGCTGCTGGACGCGGCCGACGATCCGGTGGCGGCCGGAGCTGCGCTGCGAGCCCGCCAGCCGACCGGCCGGCTCGTCACGCCGCAGGAGATCGCGCACGCGATCGCCTACCTGGCCAGCCCCCTGGCCTCGGCGACAACCGGCACGCTACTGGCCGTCGACGGCGGCCTCGCCGGCGTCCGCCTCCCCACCTGA
- a CDS encoding ArsR family transcriptional regulator: protein MTAVPAVGSRLPGLESKIADGRTRDRVAQLLFESGAATAAELGARLGLSPAAIRKHLDAMLAERLVEVRETRSQGPRGRGRPAKAFVLTAAAREGFPHFYDGIATAALRWIAEHGGPEAVSAFATAQVAALEERCRAALLEAGDDPIARAEALAEALTAEGYAANSTAIASGGQLCQHHCPVAHVAAEFPQLCDAETAVISRLIGTHVQRLATIAHGDGVCTTHIPAPPRATDKTIATTATTVRTDR, encoded by the coding sequence CTGACGGCCGTTCCGGCCGTGGGCTCCAGGCTGCCCGGGCTCGAGAGCAAGATCGCCGACGGGCGGACCCGCGACAGGGTCGCTCAGCTGCTCTTCGAGAGTGGCGCGGCCACCGCGGCCGAGCTCGGCGCTCGGCTCGGGCTCAGTCCCGCCGCCATCCGCAAGCATCTCGACGCGATGCTGGCCGAGCGGCTGGTCGAGGTCCGTGAGACGCGTTCGCAGGGTCCGCGGGGCCGGGGCCGGCCCGCCAAGGCTTTTGTGCTCACCGCGGCTGCCCGGGAGGGCTTTCCGCACTTCTACGACGGCATCGCCACCGCCGCGTTGCGGTGGATCGCCGAGCACGGTGGCCCGGAGGCGGTCAGCGCCTTCGCGACCGCGCAGGTCGCCGCGCTCGAGGAGCGGTGCCGTGCCGCTCTGCTCGAGGCCGGCGACGATCCGATCGCCCGGGCGGAGGCGCTTGCCGAGGCGCTCACCGCCGAGGGTTACGCTGCCAACTCGACCGCGATCGCGTCCGGCGGGCAGCTGTGCCAGCACCACTGCCCGGTGGCGCACGTGGCCGCCGAGTTCCCCCAGTTGTGCGACGCCGAGACCGCGGTCATCTCGCGGCTCATCGGCACCCACGTGCAGCGCCTAGCCACCATCGCGCACGGCGACGGGGTGTGCACCACGCACATTCCAGCCCCGCCGCGCGCCACTGACAAGACCATCGCTACGACCGCCACCACTGTGAGGACAGATAGATGA
- a CDS encoding cysteine desulfurase, translating into MTFDVTRVRSDFPILDREINGHPLVYLDSANTSQKPRQVLDAMREHQERYNGNVSRSVHTLGTESTTAYEDARAKIAAFIGAPSPDEIVFTKNSTEAINLVAYTSADFLKLGPGDEIVVSEMEHHSNLVPWQLLCQRTGATLRWFGVTDEGRLDESALDELVNERTKIVSIVHMSNILGTINDPARIVARAHEVGALVLLDCSQSVPHLPIDVVALGADFIAFTGHKMLGPTGIGVLWGKMSLLEAMPPFLAGGSTIETVTMAGTTFAPPPARFEGGTPPITEAIGLGAAVDYLTALGMENVHRHEQEITAYALKALADVPGVRIFGPATPEGRGGTVSFEVEGVHPHDVGQILDDLGVEVRVGHHCARPVCTRFGVPAMTRASFYLYTTTDEIDALARGLEQVRKVFA; encoded by the coding sequence ATGACGTTCGACGTGACCCGGGTGCGGTCCGACTTCCCGATCCTCGACCGGGAGATCAACGGGCACCCGCTGGTCTACCTCGACAGCGCCAACACCTCGCAGAAGCCCCGCCAGGTGCTCGACGCCATGCGCGAGCACCAGGAGCGGTACAACGGCAACGTGTCCCGTTCCGTGCACACGCTGGGCACCGAGTCGACAACGGCGTACGAGGACGCGCGGGCGAAGATCGCTGCCTTCATCGGGGCGCCGAGCCCGGACGAGATCGTGTTCACCAAGAACTCGACCGAGGCGATCAACCTGGTCGCGTACACGTCGGCGGACTTTTTGAAGCTCGGCCCCGGTGACGAGATCGTGGTCTCCGAGATGGAGCACCACTCCAATCTCGTCCCCTGGCAGCTGCTGTGTCAGCGCACCGGGGCGACCCTGCGCTGGTTCGGAGTCACCGACGAGGGACGGCTCGACGAGTCGGCCCTCGACGAGCTGGTCAACGAGCGCACGAAGATCGTCTCGATCGTGCACATGTCGAACATCCTGGGCACGATCAACGACCCGGCGCGGATCGTCGCCCGGGCCCACGAGGTCGGCGCGCTGGTCCTGCTCGACTGCTCGCAGTCGGTGCCGCACCTGCCGATCGACGTGGTCGCGCTCGGCGCCGACTTCATCGCCTTCACCGGCCACAAGATGCTCGGCCCGACCGGCATCGGTGTGCTCTGGGGCAAGATGTCGCTGCTCGAGGCCATGCCGCCGTTCCTGGCCGGCGGGTCGACGATCGAGACCGTGACGATGGCGGGCACCACGTTCGCGCCGCCGCCGGCCCGGTTCGAGGGCGGCACCCCGCCGATCACCGAGGCCATCGGCCTGGGCGCGGCGGTCGACTACCTCACGGCCCTGGGCATGGAGAACGTCCACCGCCACGAGCAGGAGATCACCGCGTACGCGTTGAAGGCGCTCGCGGACGTCCCCGGCGTGCGCATCTTCGGCCCGGCCACGCCGGAGGGCCGCGGCGGAACGGTGTCGTTCGAGGTCGAAGGGGTACACCCGCACGACGTCGGGCAGATTCTCGACGATCTCGGTGTTGAGGTCAGGGTGGGTCACCACTGCGCGCGCCCCGTGTGCACGCGGTTCGGGGTCCCGGCGATGACCCGGGCCTCGTTCTACCTCTATACGACGACCGACGAGATCGACGCCCTCGCGCGCGGTCTGGAGCAGGTTCGGAAGGTGTTCGCCTGA
- a CDS encoding non-heme iron oxygenase ferredoxin subunit, whose protein sequence is MSFERVGPAADLAKGSVTTAEIDGVDVAIVHADDGQFYAVRDECSHASIALSEGEVDGCTLECWLHGSRFDLRTGEPSGLPAIEPVATFPVEIRDGDIYVSMTPSNGVMP, encoded by the coding sequence ATGAGCTTCGAGCGAGTCGGGCCCGCGGCGGATCTCGCCAAGGGCTCGGTGACCACCGCGGAGATCGACGGCGTGGACGTCGCGATCGTGCACGCCGACGACGGCCAGTTCTACGCCGTCCGCGACGAGTGCAGCCATGCGTCGATCGCCCTCTCCGAGGGGGAGGTCGACGGTTGCACCCTGGAGTGCTGGCTGCACGGCTCCCGCTTCGACCTGCGTACCGGCGAGCCCAGCGGCCTGCCCGCCATCGAACCGGTGGCGACCTTCCCCGTCGAGATCCGCGACGGCGACATCTACGTCTCTATGACACCGAGCAATGGAGTAATGCCGTGA